Genomic window (Lycium barbarum isolate Lr01 chromosome 2, ASM1917538v2, whole genome shotgun sequence):
tttggttttaacctaaAAGCGACCCAAACCCACCCATGAACTTCATATTCAATTTTTTGTTCAAATCTTTTTGTTCAGGGGAGACTTATCATCCTAAAGCCTAATCCAGATTGTATTATGTAAAGGTTTAAACAAATCAATGTCGAGGAGTCTGCTATTTTATTTATGTGCCTTTATAAAGGTTTATGATTACTAAATTTATATGAGACGGTTTTCATTCATATTTTCTATCTTGTTTTTTGCATCTCTCTCCAAAAAAATATAACAAAATCGAGGTAAGAGAAGAGCTATCAGTAAATATTTTGCCGTTTGTAGACCAGCAACCACTTCTGAAGTCACATTTGCATCCCTTCGATCAATCTCCACAACTTGGAACCATACTAAGGgtttgtttggaaagccacctggtaattggaattggtgtaattacgaccctagtaattacacagcctagtaattataCAGTGTTGTAATTacaatgacctgtttgtttgtcataatgtaattacaagagtgttgtttggttgcacaagtgtaattacacagttattttaatttaaaaataaaacttaactataaaaaatttaaaattaatatttaaaaaatatgtgcctttataaatgatattaaattagttatttaataacacattatttcttgaaaatatgttacttaataatcatatatttgtaactaatattgtaaaaaatagttgatatataatttcaaattaataatatttttattttaattgattataaaacagcatactttttttgtgagaacatcatgggatttgatgtttgaaaaaaaaaaaagaatacttataaatataatgccacaatattattcaaatgtttaacaaaaattctatcaattataagtgaaaaataaacaacaagcaatgtgaaataacaagtcaatagtactaaagcaaataaattaaagtcgaaaatataacctaaattcaaaatccaaaagaattttttttaacataatactcttatgtcaaattccaacattacaaaagtaagttccaacgtaacataagtaaatactcctataattcaaaagaaagggaaaatataagtctataaccacattcacaacgaaattctactttaataacgtcactcattatatgtcaagattgttaatgactcattctttctaatattaagagatgtagtttcaaaaattagaataataatacggttatgctaaatgaataaaaaaaatacGAACAATTAAATGGAACAACAAggagtaaaggttgggaatgagaagaaaggaaatgaaatataaataatataaaaagaaaaatatattttaaaaaaataaaaataattaaaaagtaaaaataaaaaataaattaattgatagaaattaaaaaaaaatagaaaagcaaagaaaaataaattagaaaagcaaagaaatttaaaatatatatatatatatatatatatatatatatatatatatatatatatatatatatatatatatatatattaaaataaactaaaaaagaaaagaaataaactaaaataaaaaataaataaactaaaaaacAACTcagtaattacacccaattctcagccccccctgagaattggagagtgtaattacaccctgtcaattacacccaattcccacctaactgtgtaattacctggtcaaacaaacaggccaaactgtgtaattacacccaattacatccaattccaattacctgagtggctttccaaacaggctgtAAATAAAAATCTCTTCATCATTGGTGTCCATAAACACATTGTAGTTATCATAAACCCCAATCTTCACCGAGCCCTTTAGAGGAACGTGCTCTGAAAAAATTGATCTCTTTTTCTATATTTGTGGCCTTATCTTCAGGAATAATCCCACTTGCATTCTGATGCTACACTTTTGTAGTAATCCTTTGTCTTAAATTAAATATCACAAGTATTCCATAATGAGTTGTCTTTCTTGCAATTAGAGATTCATATTCATGTTGAACGGCGATCATCACTAAGTATTCCATAGTGATGTTTTGCTCTCAGTAAAATTAACTAATCATGATTAAAAATGTGTTTTCTGTGTTTCCTTTTCATTGGCGATTcatctctcttcttcttcttttttttttttttcttttcttcaattttaATGTGATACCTCACATGATTTAGAGAAACAAAAGATATAACTCCTGAAGAATGTAGAAAGTGGCAAATTAATCCATATCAATTTGAATgcaggattcatttccattgatTCAAAAATGCAAAAAATTCCACAAAAAAAAACACCATGCATGTGGTGCAAGAAATTAAGgaggaaaaaggagaaagaaaaaagaaaaaggagaggGTATACCTATAAATTGCTAATTACTAATTTCACGGAGCCGGCAagagatgatttttttttcaattacaaAAGCATGCTAGCTACATATTCTAGTTACAAATTAATAGTATATATATAGAGAATTGGATGTATGTCCCTTCTCTAAATTTTGTATTTCTTGTGAAGTTCTTGGTCTAATTATTAATCTCTCTCCTaaatttccttttttcttttatttgtaccTTCTCAATTCTTTGCCTTTGGCTTCTTGACAATCATCACGGAGCAACGAGCATGGTGAGAACAGTAGTCACTTACGCTGCCCAAAACGGCCCTGTAGAAAATTAAGCATGAATTTCCAATCAATATCCTCCTtatataaaaagaaattaaatataaATTCTTAAAAGATTATAAGATCTAGTAGtaatactacaacaacaacaacatacccagtgaaatccacaAAGTGGAGCCAGAGGGTAgaatgtatgcagaccttaccctaccttactcctaccttgggaggtagagagattgttttcgaaagaccctcggctcaagggaAAGCAAGATCCAGTAATactattatttataattttacCTTTTGAATGCCCAGTAATactattatttataattttacCTTTTGAATGTTCCATAACCATGGCTTCCCATGACCAAGACAGCGGCATGATGCTTGTCAACAACTTCACACAACACATTTCTAGCATCTCCTTCAAAAACATCAAGTTCTACATCATTCACCCCTTTAGCTTCGCATAATTGTTTTGCCTTCTCACAAACTCTCTGAGCTGTCTTTTTAATATCTGTTTCTACCAGCATGAGCACGTCACTTGTTCCTACAGCACATTAAACAAATAATCATTAATTAATTGATTATCAATCTCAAATTAGTTAAGGTTGACTATACGATTTATCTTTATGCATTAAATATCCTGTACTGTTTGGACCAAAGAGTATTTATTTATCATAAACAATGCTAGATCCGCTTCACGGAAAAATCGTACATTATATAATAGGAAACAAaaattgtgtgtatatatagatCACAATTAATATTGAATCTCCTAGATAAAAGAGAGTATAGTTTTGAATCCCCATGATGGAATTCCCACAGGCGGGCAGATGGAGCATTAACCAATGTCCTGTTTAACTGATCCTAACTTCTTTATacgaagtatatatatatatatatataaatcagtaaaatttcaaaaagaaaaaatcgATTTTGAACCCAAGAGTTTCAAAGTATATTGCAtgaaattaaacttaaaactttGAAATCGTCAAATTAAAGTCTTGAAACCGTCTTTGAAATTTCCGTCTCCCCAATTATCATAAAGACAAGAAAGTACTGGAAAACTTGCATACTTCATCTATccaaatttatgtgatatagtacGGATTTCGAGAGAAATTTTTAACTGCGATTTATTCAATCATACCTGGGCCAGCAAGACCTACAACAGAAGTTGGAGTGGTTTTAACGTGAACAATGACGAGCTTAAAGAGACTAGAAGTTGAGCCAAAGAAATGATCAAGTGTCCATTCTAAGGCGTAAAAGCTGTGGTCAGTGTCATCAAGGGCAAAAATCATGGTCTGTTTTGCTGCCATTGTTATGTCTGATGAGCAAAGACCAAAAGCTTTTGAATTGTTTGAAATCAATCCAAACAACTCAAAGCTTTAGCCAGAAAGACCAAAAACTTTAATTATATgtttgaattgaaagaattgtgaTAACATTATGGGGATTTTATAGCTACTTTTTTCCAACTATAGTCAGCCAAAAAAGGTTTAACCACTAATTTTAATGGATATTATTAGTTGGCAGTTAGTCATTGAATTCATAACTGAACTGAGGTTTTTATGGGAGATGCGTGGTCTGAATTCTCTGTCAGATGTAATTATGTGAAAGAGTTTCTCTTTCTATTAGAATTGACTCGATTAAGGTTCTTATCTAGTACTTTAACTCCCTAGAAAATCCTTTGTTTTCTTAAAGATGGAT
Coding sequences:
- the LOC132621425 gene encoding universal stress protein A-like protein, yielding MAAKQTMIFALDDTDHSFYALEWTLDHFFGSTSSLFKLVIVHVKTTPTSVVGLAGPGTSDVLMLVETDIKKTAQRVCEKAKQLCEAKGVNDVELDVFEGDARNVLCEVVDKHHAAVLVMGSHGYGTFKRAVLGSVSDYCSHHARCSVMIVKKPKAKN